In a single window of the Acetivibrio clariflavus DSM 19732 genome:
- a CDS encoding PsbP-related protein: protein MYIIYIRNYKKKLLYLFLIILLWTAMFFAASVFIGRTFAYNLTINDYLSFSYPLQYTIEDIFINEKVQGNTIEANYNIAHHIPLKFSTYKSIEGKFSFDYPTAFELKEQYFSGAEILYHIGFKDKNKPIHGFVQVWSLPYSLEEFLEKSKATSMQNFINFTSQPITVDNSKGVFWRYSILTDSDMNYRGLEVFWKKDDKMYRISYFVPENQWNEKEYETFLKIVNSFKTY from the coding sequence ATGTATATAATTTATATCAGAAATTATAAAAAAAAATTATTATATCTTTTTCTGATTATTCTTTTATGGACAGCAATGTTTTTTGCTGCAAGCGTATTTATCGGTCGAACCTTTGCTTATAATTTAACCATAAACGATTATTTATCTTTTTCCTATCCTCTGCAATACACCATTGAAGACATATTCATCAATGAAAAGGTCCAAGGCAATACAATTGAGGCCAATTACAACATAGCTCATCATATCCCTCTGAAATTCTCAACCTATAAATCCATTGAGGGTAAATTTTCCTTCGATTACCCTACAGCTTTTGAATTAAAGGAACAATATTTCAGCGGTGCGGAAATTTTATACCATATAGGATTTAAGGACAAAAACAAGCCTATTCACGGGTTCGTGCAAGTATGGAGCCTGCCTTACTCCCTTGAAGAGTTTTTGGAAAAATCCAAGGCAACCTCAATGCAAAATTTTATAAACTTTACTTCACAGCCAATTACAGTAGACAATAGCAAGGGTGTATTCTGGAGATACAGTATCCTTACCGATAGCGATATGAATTACAGAGGTTTGGAAGTGTTCTGGAAAAAAGACGATAAAATGTACAGAATAAGCTACTTTGTTCCCGAAAATCAGTGGAATGAAAAAGAATATGAAACATTTTTAAAGATTGTAAATTCCTTCAAAACCTACTAG
- a CDS encoding sensor domain-containing diguanylate cyclase: MKRIKKYEQIYINLSWIFITMALCIEIICDFFYINNLQFHQKSVYRLVFIFALVLLNLLKQLAINRDLFTNNVLYWGLRALEIITITFSLRFLELGQLIYPFMFVIILLAACRRSKKDAFFIAVFIMVSDLIFSLLYCFIYQKSQLSIVEQGRLLINVIVYFLMFIFSIIYGSISADEIEKEKKNKELYSELENKIRQLETEQQEAKLQNEKLKETNYKVEEANKKLRESIAEYYTVQQITQAISSIFDVKELLKHVNDIIIGVMGVNNSTIVLYDEKKDRLRVHTTNVSNRDELIALFDNINCDALKDVLKSKKPLLENFVDSKEYPFTEDRNVSSLICVPLVTKTKNFGLVLVEHKYFNAFDEDNLRLLNIIGQQVSIALENAELYEKMHEMATVDNLTGVYNRLYFQERLQKEFENAQKEGYSLSLAIFDIDHFKRFNDTFGHLFGDKVLKDISNMLKNSLRSGDIIARYGGEEFVVLFPRTGLKEAYDKVESLREKIAKTVIRDELVTASVTVSFGLSSYPEISSTQSELLKMADNALYDAKASGRNCVKIANTDISSVVDSNV; the protein is encoded by the coding sequence GTGAAAAGAATTAAAAAATATGAGCAAATCTATATTAATCTGTCCTGGATATTTATTACAATGGCCTTGTGTATAGAAATTATCTGCGATTTTTTTTACATTAACAATCTGCAGTTTCACCAAAAATCTGTTTACAGGCTGGTTTTTATATTTGCACTGGTTTTGTTGAATTTATTGAAACAGCTGGCAATAAATAGAGATTTGTTTACTAACAATGTTTTATACTGGGGACTTAGGGCTTTAGAGATAATCACGATAACCTTTTCATTGAGATTTCTGGAATTGGGTCAACTGATTTATCCTTTTATGTTTGTTATAATACTTTTGGCTGCTTGCAGAAGGTCAAAGAAGGATGCGTTTTTTATAGCGGTCTTTATAATGGTGAGTGACCTTATTTTCAGCCTATTATATTGCTTCATTTATCAGAAGTCACAACTGTCAATTGTCGAGCAGGGCAGACTATTGATAAATGTAATTGTATACTTTCTAATGTTCATATTTTCCATAATATACGGAAGTATATCTGCCGATGAAATCGAGAAGGAAAAGAAAAACAAAGAACTGTATAGTGAGTTGGAAAATAAGATAAGGCAATTGGAAACGGAACAGCAGGAAGCTAAGCTTCAAAATGAGAAACTTAAAGAAACCAATTATAAAGTTGAAGAAGCCAATAAAAAACTGAGGGAAAGTATTGCTGAATACTACACCGTACAGCAGATTACACAGGCAATAAGTTCGATTTTTGATGTAAAAGAGCTTTTAAAACACGTTAATGATATAATAATTGGAGTAATGGGAGTTAACAACTCCACCATAGTATTGTATGATGAAAAAAAAGACCGATTGAGAGTTCATACAACTAATGTATCCAATAGGGATGAACTTATTGCGCTTTTTGACAATATAAACTGCGATGCTTTAAAAGATGTTCTTAAAAGCAAAAAGCCACTTCTGGAGAATTTTGTCGATTCCAAAGAATATCCATTTACTGAGGATAGAAATGTAAGTTCATTGATTTGTGTCCCCCTTGTCACGAAAACGAAAAATTTCGGGCTTGTATTGGTTGAGCATAAATACTTTAATGCTTTTGATGAAGATAATCTGCGCCTTCTCAACATTATCGGACAGCAAGTCAGTATTGCCCTTGAAAACGCTGAATTGTACGAGAAAATGCATGAAATGGCCACTGTTGACAATTTAACAGGGGTCTACAACCGATTGTACTTCCAGGAACGGCTGCAAAAAGAGTTTGAAAATGCGCAAAAGGAAGGATACAGCCTTTCTTTGGCCATATTTGACATTGATCATTTTAAGCGTTTTAACGATACCTTCGGACATCTCTTTGGAGATAAGGTTTTAAAAGATATCAGCAATATGTTGAAAAATTCTCTGCGCAGCGGAGATATTATTGCAAGATACGGCGGGGAAGAATTTGTAGTATTGTTCCCCAGAACAGGGTTGAAAGAGGCCTATGACAAGGTTGAATCGTTAAGGGAGAAAATTGCCAAAACAGTTATCCGGGATGAGTTGGTCACTGCTTCTGTTACGGTGAGTTTTGGTCTTTCATCCTATCCCGAAATATCATCAACCCAGTCGGAGCTTTTGAAAATGGCTGACAATGCCTTGTATGATGCTAAGGCAAGCGGAAGAAACTGTGTAAAAATTGCAAATACCGATATATCCAGTGTTGTGGATTCAAATGTCTGA
- a CDS encoding cell division FtsA domain-containing protein — protein sequence MSAKSSKSKIIDKAADKAKNSSLKKDTINQEDIIFALDIGTRTVIGIVGVQEKDKFKVIASEIVEHKSRSMLDGQIHDIEGVALVVKEVRERLEKKLGMSLSKVAIAAAGRVLKTCQVHVERECDSTKEIDLELVSSLELEGIQRAQAVFDDEISKEERTRFYCVGYSVVNYYLDDYVISALAGHRGKKVGADILATFLPHAVIDSMYTVMNRVGLEVVSLTLEPIAAINVAIPKDLRLLNLALVDIGAGTSDMAITRDGSIIAYGMIPIAGDEITEKIAHHYLVDFNTAEKIKILLSEKKDKIAFTDVLGIKRTVETAEVMEVIKPAVELLAQTVAEKILEYNHKAPNAVFLVGGGSQIPCLTELIASKLGLTDDRVVVRRKEFFSKVKVSSKKLAGPDAITPIGIAVTSQMQRGHDFISVAINGQKVRLFNSKKLVVADALVLIGFNPRDLIGKNGKNIDFELNGVRKTVMGETGNSAQIFVNDKPANLETVLNNGDDIKILPAVDGADAKIKASELVKDISVRRICLNGAQITLEPKIFINGKSADINENIQNGDIVNIEEIITMGDLIKVCEIDPSEFDIKVNGTEVPQDYILKDSDEVEYISKKFKKIDVDYNIDINNNDNNDDYYIEDEIETAENNESDSNYGNMDSYAEEAKPRDVLTGENCLNIIVNGENMSIKNNNDSKFIFVDIFNYIDFDLSKPKGNIVLKLNGKNAAFTDIVNSGDVIDIYWDKN from the coding sequence ATGTCTGCTAAATCCAGCAAAAGCAAAATCATTGATAAAGCAGCTGACAAAGCAAAGAATAGCAGTTTAAAAAAGGATACCATAAATCAGGAAGATATAATATTTGCATTGGACATAGGTACAAGAACGGTAATCGGAATAGTGGGTGTGCAGGAAAAGGACAAATTTAAGGTAATTGCCTCAGAGATTGTTGAGCATAAAAGCCGGTCAATGTTGGACGGTCAGATTCATGATATTGAAGGTGTTGCCCTTGTTGTAAAGGAAGTTAGAGAACGCCTTGAAAAAAAACTGGGGATGAGTTTGTCGAAGGTGGCCATTGCAGCAGCAGGAAGAGTATTGAAGACTTGTCAGGTACATGTTGAGCGTGAGTGTGATTCCACAAAGGAGATTGATCTTGAACTGGTAAGCAGTTTGGAGTTGGAAGGTATTCAGCGTGCTCAGGCGGTATTTGATGACGAAATATCAAAAGAGGAAAGAACTCGGTTTTATTGCGTTGGATACAGTGTGGTAAATTATTATCTGGATGATTATGTTATTTCTGCCCTGGCAGGGCATAGAGGCAAAAAGGTTGGTGCCGATATATTGGCTACTTTTTTACCCCATGCTGTAATTGACAGCATGTATACCGTTATGAACAGGGTAGGGCTTGAAGTGGTCAGCCTTACTCTTGAACCGATAGCAGCGATTAATGTAGCAATACCCAAAGATTTGAGGCTGTTGAATCTTGCATTAGTTGACATTGGTGCCGGTACTTCCGATATGGCTATTACAAGAGACGGAAGTATAATTGCCTATGGGATGATTCCCATAGCCGGAGATGAGATTACCGAAAAAATTGCACATCATTATCTTGTCGATTTCAACACTGCTGAAAAGATTAAAATATTATTGAGTGAGAAGAAAGACAAAATAGCTTTTACCGATGTTTTGGGCATTAAGAGAACTGTTGAAACTGCCGAGGTGATGGAGGTAATAAAACCGGCAGTGGAATTGCTTGCCCAGACGGTGGCCGAAAAAATTCTTGAATATAATCATAAAGCTCCGAATGCAGTATTTCTGGTTGGCGGGGGAAGCCAGATTCCGTGCCTTACCGAACTGATAGCTTCAAAATTGGGATTGACTGATGACAGAGTGGTTGTCAGGAGAAAAGAGTTCTTTTCGAAGGTCAAAGTTAGCAGTAAAAAACTTGCAGGACCGGATGCCATTACTCCCATAGGTATTGCTGTTACGTCACAGATGCAGCGGGGGCATGATTTTATAAGTGTTGCAATAAACGGGCAGAAAGTCCGTCTGTTTAATTCAAAGAAGCTTGTAGTGGCGGATGCACTTGTTTTAATCGGGTTTAACCCTAGAGATCTAATTGGAAAGAACGGTAAAAACATTGATTTTGAATTAAATGGGGTAAGAAAGACGGTAATGGGTGAAACGGGAAACAGTGCCCAAATATTCGTTAATGATAAACCGGCAAATCTTGAGACAGTTCTAAACAATGGAGATGATATAAAAATACTGCCGGCAGTGGACGGTGCAGATGCAAAAATAAAAGCATCGGAACTTGTAAAAGATATCTCTGTGAGAAGAATCTGCTTAAATGGTGCTCAAATTACTTTGGAACCTAAAATTTTCATTAACGGAAAATCAGCAGATATCAATGAAAACATTCAAAATGGTGATATTGTAAATATTGAAGAAATCATAACAATGGGTGACCTGATTAAAGTATGTGAAATTGACCCTTCGGAATTTGATATAAAAGTTAACGGAACAGAGGTACCGCAGGACTATATTTTAAAAGATTCCGACGAAGTGGAATATATTTCTAAAAAATTTAAAAAAATTGATGTGGATTATAACATTGATATTAATAATAACGACAATAACGACGATTATTATATTGAAGATGAAATCGAAACTGCAGAAAACAATGAAAGTGACTCAAACTATGGGAATATGGACTCTTATGCAGAAGAGGCAAAACCAAGAGATGTTCTTACCGGAGAGAATTGTTTGAATATAATTGTTAACGGGGAGAATATGTCGATAAAAAACAATAATGATTCCAAATTTATATTTGTCGATATTTTTAACTATATTGATTTTGATTTGTCAAAACCTAAGGGGAATATAGTATTGAAGCTAAATGGCAAAAATGCAGCTTTTACCGATATTGTGAATTCCGGGGATGTTATTGATATATACTGGGATAAAAATTAG
- the nth gene encoding endonuclease III, whose amino-acid sequence MDKKSKVIEIIKIFDKLYSDADCTLDYKDPLQLLISTQLAAQCTDARVNIVTQSLYKKYKTVYDFANADLSELEQDIKPTGFYRNKARNIKETCRILIEKFDGKVPDNLDDLLTLPGVGRKTANLVLGDVYGIPGIVVDTHAKRLSNRIGLSKNEDPVKIEYDLMKIVPKERWGKFCHQLVYHGRAVCNARKPKCEECAILNYCDYGTERISKG is encoded by the coding sequence ATGGACAAGAAATCTAAGGTTATTGAGATAATAAAAATTTTCGATAAATTATACAGTGATGCCGATTGTACTCTTGATTACAAAGATCCGCTTCAGCTTTTGATTTCAACTCAATTGGCTGCCCAGTGTACCGATGCAAGGGTTAATATAGTTACACAGTCATTATATAAAAAGTATAAAACTGTTTATGATTTTGCCAACGCAGATTTAAGTGAACTGGAACAGGATATTAAACCTACAGGTTTTTACCGCAACAAAGCCCGTAACATTAAAGAAACTTGCAGAATCCTAATTGAAAAATTTGACGGTAAAGTTCCGGACAATTTGGATGATTTACTCACTTTGCCCGGAGTGGGCAGGAAAACGGCAAATCTTGTTTTGGGCGATGTATACGGCATTCCCGGAATTGTTGTAGATACCCATGCCAAAAGGCTTAGCAATCGAATTGGCCTTAGCAAAAATGAAGACCCGGTAAAAATTGAATATGATTTAATGAAGATAGTTCCAAAGGAAAGATGGGGTAAATTTTGTCATCAGTTGGTTTACCATGGCAGAGCTGTATGCAATGCCAGAAAACCTAAATGTGAGGAATGTGCCATTTTAAACTACTGTGATTATGGAACTGAAAGGATTTCCAAAGGATAA
- the glgA gene encoding glycogen synthase GlgA produces the protein MANKDRLKVLFVSVEVAPFAKTGGLADVAGSLPKSLVSMGHDVRIAMPKFQQIKTDMKYVTDFPVTLNNRKETCIVREGEIAFKYNNENLSVPVYFLDNYHLYDREGIYCYYDDAERFAFLCKAALDMLPKIEFQPDIIHCNDWHTGPICMLLNEKYKQYPFYRNTKSIFTIHNLEYQGHFPKEVLWLFDVGEEVFTPEKVEFYGRFNFMKAGLVYADIINTVSETYAKEIKTPQYGEMLEGVLIKRSKDLYGIVNGIDYDVFNPSEDPRIVKNYDVNSIELKKENKYALQKEMGLPVKDVPVIGLISRLSSQKGLNLIMDEIDEIMKNDIQFVLLGQGDEYYETGFRKIQEKYPKKMGVYIGFNAPLAQRIYAGSDLFLMPSRFEPCGLGQLFSLRYGTIPIVRATGGLAETVFDVEKYGEKGNGFTYTEFSSKEMLNTINRALKFYNTKPEEWKKLVRRAMSIDNSWDRSARKYLELYRKLVGIK, from the coding sequence ATGGCAAATAAAGATAGATTGAAAGTGTTATTTGTTTCAGTTGAAGTGGCACCATTCGCTAAAACCGGTGGTTTGGCAGATGTAGCCGGTTCACTTCCTAAGTCCCTGGTTTCTATGGGACACGATGTTAGAATTGCAATGCCTAAATTTCAGCAAATAAAGACTGATATGAAATATGTAACCGATTTTCCCGTAACTTTAAACAACAGGAAAGAAACCTGTATTGTTCGGGAAGGCGAAATTGCTTTTAAGTATAATAATGAGAACTTGAGCGTGCCAGTTTACTTTTTGGACAATTATCATTTGTATGATAGAGAAGGGATATATTGTTATTATGACGATGCCGAAAGATTTGCATTTTTATGTAAAGCAGCTCTTGATATGCTTCCTAAGATTGAATTCCAGCCGGATATAATACATTGCAACGATTGGCATACGGGCCCCATTTGCATGCTTTTAAACGAGAAATATAAACAATATCCTTTTTACAGGAATACGAAAAGCATATTTACCATTCACAATCTTGAGTACCAGGGCCATTTCCCAAAAGAGGTATTGTGGCTGTTTGATGTTGGAGAGGAAGTTTTTACGCCTGAAAAAGTTGAATTCTACGGTAGATTTAACTTTATGAAAGCCGGACTGGTGTATGCCGATATTATAAATACTGTAAGCGAGACCTATGCCAAGGAAATTAAGACTCCCCAGTATGGTGAAATGCTGGAAGGAGTGTTGATTAAAAGATCAAAGGACCTTTACGGTATTGTGAACGGTATTGACTATGATGTGTTTAATCCCAGTGAAGACCCGAGGATTGTTAAGAATTATGATGTAAATTCCATCGAGCTTAAAAAGGAAAATAAATATGCCCTGCAGAAGGAAATGGGGCTGCCGGTGAAAGATGTGCCTGTGATCGGATTGATATCAAGGTTGTCAAGCCAAAAAGGTCTGAATCTCATAATGGATGAAATAGACGAAATCATGAAAAACGATATTCAGTTTGTGCTTTTAGGCCAGGGTGACGAGTACTATGAAACGGGATTTAGGAAAATACAGGAGAAGTATCCTAAAAAAATGGGAGTTTACATCGGTTTTAATGCGCCTTTGGCTCAAAGAATTTACGCCGGAAGTGATTTGTTCCTGATGCCTTCACGATTTGAACCCTGCGGTTTGGGTCAGCTCTTCAGTTTGCGCTACGGTACCATTCCTATTGTAAGGGCAACCGGTGGATTGGCTGAGACTGTTTTTGATGTTGAAAAATATGGTGAAAAAGGTAACGGATTTACCTATACGGAATTTTCATCAAAAGAAATGCTGAATACCATAAACAGGGCACTGAAATTCTATAACACCAAGCCTGAGGAATGGAAAAAACTTGTCAGGAGAGCTATGAGCATCGACAATTCGTGGGATAGGTCTGCAAGAAAGTATTTGGAACTGTATAGAAAATTGGTTGGCATAAAATAA
- a CDS encoding HD domain-containing phosphohydrolase, whose translation MLKRSPVIEYINYIFGFIILFPALIMFAFTKSLTYLLFILSSIVYIAIVCILIYCKRKDVQLKYSMDDYNELSEIVRQQREKIEEIEGELISLHDALKIITSTFDLNTIIVYTTKLLNKYTECEWYYVCFINKNMGKPDYKYEYGEACSAEIDKSEIEKYIDEAYNSGIIDNIQVVSDKNKGDTIIIPLSVSKELIGVIYAGTSVVGRFSKINLNFLESLANFTAISVKNAEMYNNIYHQKQEIEALYEQAAASNEALNAYIKELDETKVELAKKNVELTKFYNEIQYGYLQTVMCLANSIEAKDPYTRGHCQRVMEISCELGRAMGLSEDDIEDLRYAAILHDIGKIGISASILNKPGKLTEEEFNEIKKHPSIAYNILKDVDFLRNGLDGVLQHHERYDGKGYPNGLKKDEICIFGRILCVADAFDAMTSDRPYRKGMSMEDAIKELERCKGTQFDPQIVDVLISMVQEKMN comes from the coding sequence ATGCTGAAAAGATCCCCGGTCATTGAATATATAAATTATATATTCGGTTTTATCATATTGTTTCCGGCTTTAATCATGTTTGCTTTCACAAAATCTTTAACCTACCTTTTATTTATCCTTTCATCAATTGTTTATATTGCAATTGTCTGTATTCTTATATATTGCAAACGAAAAGATGTACAACTGAAATACAGTATGGACGATTATAATGAGCTGAGCGAAATTGTTCGGCAACAGAGAGAGAAGATTGAAGAAATAGAGGGAGAATTGATTTCTCTTCATGATGCATTGAAAATTATCACTTCGACCTTCGATTTGAATACTATAATTGTATATACGACTAAATTGCTGAACAAATACACAGAGTGCGAATGGTACTATGTCTGTTTTATAAATAAAAATATGGGAAAACCGGATTACAAGTATGAATACGGTGAAGCATGCTCTGCCGAGATTGACAAAAGCGAGATTGAGAAATACATTGATGAAGCTTATAATAGCGGCATTATAGACAATATACAAGTTGTTTCGGATAAGAATAAGGGAGATACGATCATTATACCTCTTTCGGTTTCGAAAGAACTGATAGGTGTAATTTATGCCGGAACTTCAGTTGTCGGCAGATTTTCGAAGATTAACCTGAATTTTTTGGAGAGCCTGGCTAATTTTACTGCTATAAGCGTTAAAAATGCCGAGATGTATAACAATATTTATCATCAAAAACAGGAAATCGAGGCATTGTATGAGCAGGCAGCGGCAAGCAATGAAGCCCTTAATGCTTATATTAAAGAGCTGGATGAGACCAAAGTTGAGTTGGCAAAGAAAAATGTTGAACTCACAAAATTTTACAATGAAATACAGTACGGTTATCTTCAGACGGTTATGTGCCTTGCAAACTCCATTGAAGCAAAGGACCCGTATACCAGAGGTCACTGTCAGAGGGTTATGGAGATTTCCTGTGAGTTGGGAAGGGCAATGGGATTGAGTGAGGATGATATAGAGGATCTGAGATATGCGGCAATACTTCATGATATAGGAAAAATCGGAATTTCAGCTTCAATATTAAACAAACCGGGAAAGCTTACTGAGGAAGAGTTTAATGAAATAAAAAAGCATCCGTCCATTGCATATAATATACTGAAAGATGTCGATTTTTTAAGAAATGGTTTGGATGGGGTGCTGCAGCATCATGAAAGATACGATGGAAAGGGTTATCCAAATGGACTGAAAAAGGATGAGATATGTATATTTGGAAGAATACTCTGCGTTGCCGATGCCTTTGATGCCATGACCAGTGATCGACCTTACAGAAAGGGGATGTCTATGGAAGATGCCATAAAAGAGCTGGAAAGGTGTAAAGGTACTCAGTTTGATCCTCAAATTGTGGATGTCTTAATATCAATGGTTCAGGAAAAAATGAATTGA
- a CDS encoding S1C family serine protease produces MDYNENRDYEMNNYNENNEYQIFNEHEMNSMDYESNNYSEGYDSYSQGYSENLTSDDTQYQKSYDLKEASFYTESYVKPEKKKKGILGQLILVSVISSLLGGATVGAFLTVGVPALRPSINSFLNEVGISTPNNSNELQNAINNGSLDAGSYKKVVIENSDSAVVAIAEKVGPSVVGISVSYRSQAFIFGGVQEASSSGSGIIIRSDGYIMTNNHVISEAMQGNTQLKNGAKIEVILPNELDNPYTATVIGRDAKTDLAVLKINATNLPAIEMGDSDKIRVGELAVAIGNPGGLEYMGSVTVGVISGLNRSIPLDESNELKLIQTDAAINPGNSGGALVNAEGKLIGVNTAKISGNGFEGLGFAIPVNKAKEIVNDLIEYKYVKGRPSIGISVNLSFNEQIARRYNVPAGVLVEDVVPLSGAYKAGIKRGDIITKVDGVAVKTYSELEQLKNKHKVGETIKLEIYRDGTTISVDVVLGEDMG; encoded by the coding sequence ATGGATTACAATGAAAACAGAGATTATGAAATGAACAATTATAATGAAAATAACGAATATCAGATTTTTAATGAGCATGAAATGAACAGTATGGATTATGAATCCAACAATTACAGCGAAGGTTATGACAGCTACAGTCAAGGGTATAGTGAGAATTTGACTTCCGATGATACCCAATATCAAAAAAGCTACGACTTAAAAGAGGCATCCTTCTATACCGAGAGTTATGTTAAGCCTGAAAAGAAGAAAAAAGGAATACTGGGCCAGTTGATATTGGTGTCGGTAATCAGTTCCCTCTTAGGTGGTGCTACAGTGGGTGCTTTCCTGACCGTTGGAGTTCCGGCACTGCGTCCGTCAATAAATTCGTTTTTAAACGAGGTGGGAATTAGCACTCCTAATAATTCGAATGAGTTGCAGAATGCAATAAACAATGGGTCTTTGGATGCAGGAAGCTATAAAAAAGTAGTAATCGAAAACTCTGATTCTGCGGTAGTGGCTATTGCAGAGAAAGTCGGACCTTCAGTTGTAGGTATCAGTGTAAGTTACAGATCACAAGCTTTTATATTTGGAGGAGTTCAAGAAGCATCTTCCTCAGGTTCGGGAATAATAATCAGAAGCGATGGATATATAATGACCAATAACCACGTTATTTCAGAGGCAATGCAGGGAAATACACAGCTAAAGAACGGTGCGAAAATTGAAGTAATTTTACCTAACGAATTGGATAATCCATATACTGCTACTGTAATCGGAAGGGATGCCAAGACAGACCTTGCGGTTTTGAAAATAAACGCAACCAATTTACCGGCTATAGAAATGGGTGACTCTGACAAGATAAGAGTAGGAGAGCTTGCTGTTGCAATCGGTAACCCCGGCGGACTTGAATACATGGGTTCAGTGACAGTGGGAGTAATCAGCGGACTTAACAGGTCAATACCTTTGGATGAATCCAACGAACTTAAGCTTATACAAACCGATGCTGCAATCAATCCCGGAAACAGCGGAGGAGCACTTGTTAATGCTGAAGGAAAACTGATAGGCGTAAATACTGCAAAGATTAGTGGTAACGGTTTCGAAGGATTGGGATTTGCTATACCTGTCAACAAGGCCAAGGAAATTGTAAACGATCTGATTGAATATAAATATGTAAAAGGAAGACCGTCCATAGGTATATCGGTTAACCTGTCCTTTAACGAACAGATCGCAAGGAGATATAATGTACCGGCCGGAGTATTGGTAGAAGATGTAGTGCCTTTAAGCGGTGCTTATAAAGCAGGAATAAAAAGAGGAGATATCATAACAAAAGTTGATGGCGTAGCTGTTAAGACTTATTCGGAATTGGAGCAATTGAAGAACAAGCATAAGGTTGGAGAGACGATTAAACTTGAGATTTACAGGGATGGTACAACTATTTCAGTAGATGTTGTATTAGGTGAAGATATGGGATAA